One region of Mesobacillus boroniphilus genomic DNA includes:
- a CDS encoding WD40 repeat domain-containing protein, with the protein MKLIFKIAATVFTVFLSACSFESFEPIPRDSSIISTINIKEMTISFYEMEKDEKLPDWNVDRPYIGGLILPDKDTILLYGKALETIDLYSLSKGKKIESWKTGEGIVNALLVGDGAEIAFADQERDSVRFFDIDGTELDEVKVEKEPLTLLEAEKKLYAISYNQEMLSIVDLKNKERLPGFEIHPAAAGALMCREKGELWIGGHGKGTEVEERIHIYDLNNGRLIKEISAPVMPVDFTKDEDDIFVLSHGSNMLYKLAEDGTKKGSLKVGANPFEINFFADKLIVAGYDSNEVYIIDPESLSIEKTLEVGNGPFQIVTRER; encoded by the coding sequence ATGAAGTTGATTTTTAAAATCGCCGCAACGGTTTTCACTGTTTTTTTATCTGCCTGTTCTTTCGAATCTTTTGAGCCTATCCCGAGAGATTCTTCAATTATATCAACGATTAACATAAAGGAAATGACAATTTCATTCTATGAAATGGAAAAGGATGAGAAATTACCTGACTGGAATGTTGACCGCCCGTACATCGGAGGACTGATCCTTCCTGATAAGGATACAATATTGCTCTATGGAAAAGCGTTGGAAACTATCGACTTGTATTCATTAAGCAAAGGTAAGAAGATAGAATCCTGGAAAACTGGAGAAGGAATCGTGAATGCACTATTAGTTGGAGATGGAGCCGAAATAGCATTTGCAGACCAGGAAAGGGACAGTGTCCGATTTTTTGATATTGATGGAACAGAATTGGATGAAGTCAAGGTAGAAAAAGAGCCGTTGACACTTCTTGAGGCCGAGAAAAAGCTCTATGCAATCAGTTATAATCAAGAAATGCTAAGCATAGTCGATTTGAAAAATAAAGAGCGGCTTCCAGGGTTTGAGATCCATCCTGCAGCAGCTGGCGCTTTAATGTGCAGGGAAAAAGGTGAGCTATGGATTGGCGGGCATGGTAAAGGAACTGAAGTTGAAGAGCGGATCCACATATACGACCTTAATAATGGCCGTTTAATAAAAGAGATTTCAGCTCCTGTAATGCCTGTGGATTTCACCAAGGATGAAGATGATATATTTGTCCTGAGCCATGGTTCGAATATGCTATATAAATTGGCTGAGGACGGAACAAAGAAGGGTTCTTTAAAGGTGGGTGCGAATCCGTTTGAAATTAATTTTTTTGCAGATAAGCTTATTGTTGCTGGGTATGACAGCAACGAAGTGTATATAATTGACCCGGAAAGCCTATCCATTGAAAAAACGCTGGAAGTTGGCAACGGGCCATTCCAAATAGTTACGAGGGAGAGATAA
- a CDS encoding rhodanese-like domain-containing protein: MRQMTPTEVQNGLGSNEFEVVDVREVNEVAQGKIPGAIHIPLGLLEFRMNELDKNKTYVMVCRSGGRSSRATQFLEYYGYNVINMQGGMMAWQGPTE, encoded by the coding sequence ATGCGTCAAATGACACCAACAGAAGTACAAAATGGACTGGGTTCCAATGAATTCGAAGTTGTCGATGTTCGTGAAGTAAATGAAGTAGCACAAGGGAAAATTCCAGGAGCAATCCATATTCCACTAGGACTGCTGGAATTCAGGATGAATGAATTAGACAAGAACAAAACTTACGTAATGGTTTGCCGTTCAGGCGGTCGCAGCTCTAGAGCAACTCAATTCCTTGAGTACTATGGCTATAATGTGATCAACATGCAAGGCGGCATGATGGCTTGGCAAGGTCCAACTGAATAA
- a CDS encoding rhodanese-like domain-containing protein has protein sequence MDVVINVLIVVLAVAFLWSRFAPTKGVNQITTAQLGEMMKAKKAGVQYVDVRTPGEYKGNHIKGFKNIPLQQLANRTGELSQDKDVIVICQSGMRSSQASKLLKKAGFKNVTNVKGGMSAW, from the coding sequence ATGGATGTAGTAATTAATGTATTGATTGTTGTCCTTGCAGTAGCTTTCTTATGGAGCCGCTTCGCTCCAACTAAGGGAGTAAATCAAATCACGACAGCACAATTAGGAGAAATGATGAAAGCAAAGAAGGCTGGAGTGCAATACGTTGATGTAAGGACTCCTGGAGAATATAAAGGAAATCACATCAAAGGGTTCAAGAATATCCCGTTACAACAGCTTGCTAATCGTACAGGAGAACTATCACAGGATAAAGATGTTATCGTTATTTGCCAGAGTGGCATGCGCAGCAGCCAGGCAAGCAAGTTGTTAAAAAAAGCTGGATTTAAAAATGTAACTAATGTAAAGGGCGGCATGAGCGCCTGGTAA
- a CDS encoding metal-sensitive transcriptional regulator, with translation MEYNKEVVNRLKRIEGQVRGSIRLLEEQEECKSVVTQLSAIRSAVDRTIALIVSKNLEQCLINDLQEGRETSQAVNDAVELLVKSRK, from the coding sequence GTGGAGTACAATAAAGAAGTTGTCAATCGTTTGAAAAGAATCGAAGGACAGGTTAGGGGCAGCATCCGGTTGCTTGAAGAACAGGAAGAGTGCAAATCGGTCGTAACACAATTATCAGCCATCCGTTCTGCAGTTGACCGTACCATTGCATTAATTGTCAGCAAGAATCTTGAGCAATGCCTGATCAACGATTTACAAGAAGGAAGAGAAACGTCCCAGGCTGTGAATGATGCTGTAGAATTGCTTGTTAAGAGCAGAAAATAA
- a CDS encoding sulfurtransferase: MLTSLIISLLLVTLVFNRYVPVRNLPAVKDYEKDAVFVDLRDYQDSAKNPVNGAINIPCGYLKRYIKEIPNRHIVIIASNELEKNFGARLLKRYGYNVKGYTITGPSQ, from the coding sequence TTGCTCACAAGTTTAATCATCAGTCTCCTTTTGGTTACCTTAGTTTTCAACCGCTATGTTCCAGTTAGGAATCTGCCGGCGGTAAAAGATTATGAAAAGGATGCAGTATTTGTCGATCTTAGAGACTATCAGGATTCTGCAAAAAATCCAGTAAATGGTGCTATTAATATTCCATGTGGATATTTGAAAAGATATATAAAAGAAATACCAAACAGGCATATTGTCATCATTGCTTCCAATGAATTGGAAAAGAACTTTGGTGCAAGATTGCTAAAAAGGTATGGTTACAATGTTAAAGGATATACAATTACTGGCCCATCACAATAG
- a CDS encoding CobW family GTP-binding protein, producing the protein MKRAEVYILSGFLGTGKTTLLKQILQHEKDRERTIAVMMNELGSVSIDSDAVDTDVPLKELLGGCICCTIQDKLESQLQGLLFDHDLDAIYIETTGAAHPVEVLDAVLSPLFADKLAIKGIITTVDGLQWLNRTTLDPQVHQLLLEQVKHADLIIVNKSDLLSEAELAKISMDIQGLNPQAKSILSTYSKMPMKLLEGLAHTEKAKGAASHVQADLRLSTFVYQFQGAVSQKDFEDFLRALPDSIYRIKGYVLFDHSQYPELFQYSYGMPLYMKEYMKMPLNLVFIGQVTDWSLLEQQLKELER; encoded by the coding sequence ATGAAAAGAGCAGAGGTATACATTTTGTCCGGGTTCCTGGGCACCGGTAAAACGACACTACTTAAGCAAATTTTACAGCATGAAAAAGATCGCGAACGGACGATTGCAGTAATGATGAATGAGCTTGGCAGTGTATCGATTGATTCAGACGCCGTTGACACGGATGTTCCTTTAAAAGAGCTTTTGGGAGGATGCATTTGCTGTACCATTCAGGATAAGCTCGAATCCCAGCTTCAGGGATTGTTATTTGATCACGATCTCGATGCGATTTATATAGAGACCACTGGCGCTGCGCATCCTGTTGAAGTTTTGGATGCTGTCCTTTCCCCATTGTTTGCCGACAAGCTTGCGATCAAAGGAATCATAACAACGGTCGATGGCCTGCAGTGGCTTAATAGGACGACATTAGACCCTCAAGTACATCAGCTTTTGCTTGAACAAGTGAAGCATGCCGATCTTATCATTGTCAATAAATCAGATTTACTCAGTGAAGCAGAGTTGGCAAAAATCAGCATGGACATTCAAGGCCTTAATCCTCAAGCTAAAAGTATATTAAGCACCTATTCGAAAATGCCAATGAAACTGTTGGAGGGATTGGCTCATACCGAAAAAGCTAAAGGTGCTGCGTCGCATGTTCAGGCAGATTTAAGGCTAAGTACGTTTGTGTATCAATTCCAGGGTGCCGTCAGCCAGAAGGATTTTGAAGATTTTTTAAGGGCACTGCCGGATTCCATATACCGGATAAAAGGATATGTATTATTTGACCATTCCCAATATCCGGAGCTATTCCAGTATTCGTACGGAATGCCATTATATATGAAAGAATATATGAAAATGCCGCTCAATCTTGTTTTCATTGGCCAGGTAACAGACTGGAGCCTGCTTGAACAGCAGCTGAAGGAACTTGAAAGGTAA
- a CDS encoding S41 family peptidase produces the protein MNEENKEELKGQEKAAEAEAKNSFLRIKKFHFAMLLFFLVFLTAGITTFALAFGEDKPAVQVIREREEFAKLYDAYDTLKNDYFQEVDQEKLINGAIDGMLESLDDPYSDYMSQEDAKNFHQSLSSSFEGIGAEIQERDGFIFIVSPLKGSPAEKAGLQPEDKIMSVDGKSLQGMSTTEAVALIRGEKGTDVKLSILRQGGEKPVDVTITRDTIPIETVYGEMMDDGIAKVQITNFSQNTSNELVNILNDLQKQGMKGLVLDLRQNPGGLLDQAIKISSLFVPEGEILFQVEDREGNVEKYASENKNDHNLPLVVIIDKGSASASEILAGAVSESAGVPLVGEKSFGKGTVQRAEDFSDGSNMKFTTEKWLTPKGNWIHKKGIKPDHEVAMPEYASLPFIDPETELKVSTASEQVRAAQKMLKALGIDPGREDGFYDEKTKEAVIAFQKSKELEETGILKGSSTIELMNALREQIKNDDPQIQKAIEVLKQEMNK, from the coding sequence ATGAATGAAGAAAACAAAGAAGAGCTAAAGGGTCAAGAAAAGGCTGCAGAAGCAGAGGCCAAGAATAGTTTTCTTCGGATAAAAAAGTTCCACTTTGCAATGCTGTTATTTTTTCTAGTCTTTTTAACAGCGGGTATTACTACCTTTGCACTTGCTTTCGGCGAGGACAAGCCAGCAGTGCAGGTAATTAGGGAAAGAGAAGAATTTGCAAAGCTTTACGACGCATATGATACTTTGAAAAATGACTATTTCCAGGAAGTCGATCAGGAAAAACTAATAAATGGTGCGATAGATGGAATGCTTGAATCTTTGGACGATCCATATTCGGATTATATGAGTCAGGAAGACGCAAAGAATTTCCATCAGAGTCTGTCGTCCTCATTTGAGGGAATTGGAGCAGAAATCCAGGAAAGAGATGGGTTCATTTTCATCGTGAGTCCTTTGAAGGGATCTCCTGCGGAAAAAGCAGGGCTTCAACCCGAGGATAAAATCATGTCTGTAGACGGGAAAAGTCTTCAAGGAATGAGCACGACTGAAGCAGTGGCTCTAATAAGAGGAGAAAAGGGCACCGACGTAAAACTGTCCATTCTTCGTCAGGGTGGAGAAAAACCAGTTGACGTCACAATAACCCGAGACACTATACCGATTGAAACGGTATATGGTGAAATGATGGACGATGGAATTGCAAAAGTACAGATTACGAATTTCTCACAAAACACTTCAAATGAGCTAGTGAATATTTTGAATGACCTTCAGAAACAAGGAATGAAAGGCCTAGTCCTGGACCTTCGTCAAAATCCAGGCGGACTCCTGGATCAGGCAATTAAAATATCCAGCCTCTTTGTACCTGAAGGGGAAATTCTCTTCCAGGTTGAAGACCGCGAAGGCAATGTTGAGAAATATGCATCAGAAAACAAAAATGATCATAACCTTCCTTTAGTTGTCATCATTGATAAGGGAAGTGCGAGTGCATCTGAAATCCTTGCAGGAGCAGTCAGTGAATCAGCCGGAGTTCCGCTTGTCGGGGAAAAGTCATTCGGCAAAGGGACAGTCCAGCGAGCGGAGGATTTTTCAGATGGATCGAATATGAAATTCACGACAGAAAAGTGGCTGACACCAAAAGGTAATTGGATTCATAAGAAGGGCATCAAACCAGACCATGAAGTCGCAATGCCCGAATATGCATCATTACCGTTTATCGATCCGGAAACTGAATTGAAGGTATCTACAGCTTCTGAACAAGTCAGGGCTGCACAAAAGATGCTGAAAGCTTTAGGGATTGATCCAGGTCGTGAGGATGGTTTCTATGATGAAAAGACAAAGGAAGCTGTCATCGCATTCCAAAAATCTAAAGAGCTTGAAGAAACGGGAATCCTTAAAGGAAGCTCGACTATTGAATTAATGAATGCTCTACGCGAACAGATTAAGAATGACGACCCGCAAATTCAAAAAGCAATAGAAGTATTAAAGCAGGAAATGAATAAATAA
- the copZ gene encoding copper chaperone CopZ, producing MEKTTLNVSGMTCGHCEKAVKNALMGVDGVASVVVSLSEGKAEVEYDASKAEVSKMKAAVEDQGYDVE from the coding sequence ATGGAAAAAACAACTTTAAATGTATCAGGAATGACTTGCGGACACTGCGAAAAGGCAGTTAAGAATGCTTTGATGGGTGTAGACGGAGTAGCTAGCGTCGTCGTATCTCTTTCTGAAGGAAAAGCTGAAGTAGAATATGATGCTTCAAAAGCAGAAGTAAGCAAGATGAAGGCAGCAGTTGAAGATCAAGGTTACGATGTAGAATAG
- a CDS encoding heavy metal translocating P-type ATPase, translating into MKEQMTVDITGMTCASCSTRIEKVLNKMEGVEATVNLAMENASVTYESEKIKPDDIFNKINDLGYGVRNEKMDLDVFGMTCAACSTRIEKVLNKMDGMVSATVNLATESASVEFNSAVLSADKIISKIQDLGYDAKEKVQREAKAQQKEEEIKGKKRKLYISILLSLPLLYTMIGHAPWDTGLPMPHLLMNPWFQLLLATPVQFWIGGQFYVGAYKSLKNKSANMDVLVALGTSAAYFYSLAEAIKTIGNPNYMPHLYFETSAILITLILVGKLFEALAKGRTTEAISKLLSLQAKEATVIRDGEEIKIPIEEVRVKDTIIVKPGEKIPVDGKVISGQSAVDEAMITGESIPVEKTAGDSLIGATINKNGTLTMTATKVGKDTALAGIIKVVEDAQGSKAPIQRVADQISGIFVPIVVAIAIVTFLVWYFVITPGDFASALETAIAVLVIACPCALGLATPTSIMVGTGKGAENGILFKGGEHLETTHKIDAIVLDKTGTITKGKPSVTDLEVFGDEEKILNYLVSAEKASEHPLAEAIVEYGNARNIEVLPMDKFSAIPGHGIAATINGEKVFVGTRKLMSKEGIDFAQYEDRLEKLETEGKTAMMIAINNELNGIVAVADTVKETAKTAIEELKNMGIEVYMLTGDNTRTAKAIAAQVGVDNVIAEVLPEEKANHVKELQLKGKKVAMVGDGINDAPALALADIGIAIGTGTDVAIEAADVTILGGELTLIPKAISLSKKTMQNIRQNLFWALAYNSAGIPIAAMGLLAPWVAGAAMAFSSVSVVTNSLRLKRIKL; encoded by the coding sequence ATGAAAGAACAAATGACTGTCGACATAACGGGTATGACTTGTGCCTCCTGTTCCACGAGGATTGAGAAGGTCCTTAATAAGATGGAAGGCGTAGAAGCAACCGTGAACCTGGCGATGGAAAATGCCTCAGTCACATATGAATCTGAAAAAATAAAACCTGACGATATATTCAATAAAATCAACGATCTGGGGTACGGTGTTAGAAACGAAAAAATGGATTTGGATGTTTTCGGCATGACCTGTGCAGCATGTTCAACAAGGATTGAAAAGGTACTAAACAAAATGGACGGAATGGTATCAGCAACCGTTAACCTTGCAACCGAGTCTGCTTCAGTTGAATTTAATAGTGCTGTCCTGTCAGCTGATAAAATCATTTCGAAAATCCAGGATCTTGGTTATGATGCAAAGGAAAAAGTGCAGCGGGAAGCAAAAGCGCAGCAAAAAGAAGAGGAAATAAAGGGAAAGAAAAGAAAGTTATATATTTCCATCCTTTTGTCACTTCCGCTTCTTTATACAATGATCGGCCACGCTCCTTGGGATACGGGGCTACCAATGCCACATCTATTGATGAATCCGTGGTTCCAGCTATTATTGGCAACTCCGGTCCAATTCTGGATTGGCGGGCAATTTTATGTGGGGGCCTATAAATCGCTCAAGAACAAGAGTGCGAATATGGATGTCCTGGTGGCTCTTGGTACATCGGCTGCATATTTCTATAGTCTTGCAGAGGCTATTAAAACAATTGGAAATCCGAATTATATGCCGCATTTATATTTTGAAACAAGTGCAATCCTGATTACTTTGATCCTTGTTGGGAAACTGTTTGAGGCCCTTGCAAAAGGACGCACAACTGAAGCGATTTCCAAGCTTCTAAGCCTGCAGGCTAAAGAGGCGACTGTCATCCGGGATGGCGAGGAGATTAAAATCCCGATTGAAGAAGTAAGAGTAAAAGATACAATCATCGTTAAACCAGGAGAGAAGATTCCTGTCGATGGCAAGGTCATATCCGGCCAGTCCGCTGTTGATGAAGCGATGATCACTGGCGAATCAATTCCTGTTGAAAAAACAGCTGGCGATTCTTTGATTGGTGCTACCATTAATAAGAATGGGACTTTGACGATGACTGCAACAAAGGTCGGAAAGGATACGGCCCTGGCGGGAATTATTAAGGTCGTTGAGGACGCTCAGGGAAGCAAGGCGCCAATCCAGCGTGTGGCAGATCAGATTTCTGGAATTTTCGTACCGATTGTTGTCGCAATCGCAATCGTTACATTCCTTGTCTGGTACTTTGTAATCACACCTGGTGACTTTGCATCAGCCCTTGAAACAGCTATTGCCGTGCTCGTTATTGCCTGCCCTTGTGCACTCGGTCTCGCAACTCCAACCTCCATCATGGTCGGAACGGGAAAAGGTGCGGAAAACGGGATTCTTTTTAAAGGCGGAGAGCACTTAGAAACTACTCACAAAATCGATGCTATTGTTCTTGATAAAACGGGAACAATTACTAAAGGAAAACCAAGTGTAACCGATCTTGAAGTTTTCGGTGACGAGGAAAAGATTCTTAACTATTTGGTATCTGCCGAAAAAGCTTCCGAGCATCCTCTTGCAGAAGCAATTGTGGAATATGGTAACGCAAGAAATATAGAGGTATTGCCAATGGATAAGTTCTCAGCGATACCGGGACACGGAATCGCAGCAACCATCAATGGTGAGAAAGTCTTTGTCGGCACCAGAAAACTGATGAGCAAAGAGGGTATCGACTTCGCACAATATGAAGATCGGTTGGAAAAACTGGAGACTGAAGGCAAGACAGCAATGATGATTGCAATCAACAATGAATTGAACGGAATCGTCGCTGTTGCCGATACAGTCAAGGAAACAGCGAAAACGGCGATTGAAGAGCTCAAAAACATGGGTATTGAAGTATATATGCTTACTGGTGACAATACACGAACTGCCAAAGCGATTGCTGCTCAGGTTGGTGTAGACAATGTAATAGCAGAAGTACTCCCTGAAGAAAAAGCGAACCATGTAAAAGAACTTCAGCTGAAAGGAAAGAAAGTGGCAATGGTCGGCGATGGAATCAATGACGCGCCAGCACTTGCTCTTGCTGATATTGGAATCGCCATCGGAACAGGAACGGATGTTGCCATCGAGGCGGCTGACGTCACCATTCTCGGCGGTGAATTGACGCTAATTCCAAAAGCAATCTCCTTAAGTAAAAAGACAATGCAAAACATCCGCCAAAACTTGTTCTGGGCTCTTGCTTACAACTCAGCGGGTATCCCGATTGCTGCCATGGGTCTCCTGGCTCCATGGGTGGCGGGTGCTGCAATGGCATTCAGTTCAGTTTCTGTAGTGACTAATTCCCTTCGTTTGAAGCGGATTAAGTTATAA
- a CDS encoding M15 family metallopeptidase — MKKILLFLALPILLTGCAPIEPYLEKIPYLGEKLVGQDGQADQPVEGVGDEGPDDNEVNELPEEDKPAEDELTLEAAYFNVVQNTDGKNIIQNPQNTMSLVNKIFGLPEDYIPADLVRPNVPFSFGDAKLEKSLMREEAAKALENMFAGARNDGIELAAVSGYRSYGRQETLFNAEVNKVGEEKALQAVARPGSSEHQSGLTMDISSKTNNFNLNEQFGSTKEGVWLAHNAHKYGFILRYPRGKENLTGYMYEPWHFRYVGIKAATEIYENDWTLEEYFENVKKI; from the coding sequence ATGAAAAAAATATTACTGTTTCTCGCATTGCCGATTTTATTGACAGGTTGTGCCCCTATAGAGCCTTACTTGGAAAAGATCCCTTACCTGGGAGAAAAACTAGTTGGCCAAGATGGACAGGCTGATCAACCAGTTGAAGGGGTTGGAGATGAAGGTCCAGATGATAACGAGGTTAATGAACTCCCTGAGGAGGACAAGCCCGCAGAAGATGAATTGACACTTGAAGCGGCTTACTTCAATGTGGTTCAGAACACAGACGGAAAGAATATTATCCAGAACCCGCAAAACACGATGTCACTCGTTAACAAAATTTTCGGGTTGCCAGAAGACTATATTCCGGCTGATTTAGTTCGTCCGAATGTTCCATTTTCTTTTGGAGATGCAAAGCTTGAAAAGAGCTTGATGAGGGAAGAGGCTGCGAAAGCCCTGGAAAATATGTTTGCGGGTGCCAGGAATGACGGAATTGAACTCGCTGCTGTTTCCGGTTACCGTTCATATGGCCGCCAGGAAACACTTTTTAATGCTGAAGTCAACAAGGTCGGCGAAGAAAAAGCACTTCAGGCCGTTGCAAGACCTGGCAGCAGTGAACATCAATCAGGTTTGACAATGGATATCTCAAGCAAGACGAACAACTTTAATCTGAATGAACAGTTCGGTTCTACAAAAGAAGGGGTGTGGCTTGCCCACAATGCTCATAAATACGGGTTTATCCTAAGATACCCTAGGGGTAAAGAAAATTTAACAGGCTATATGTATGAGCCATGGCATTTCAGGTATGTCGGCATTAAGGCTGCAACCGAGATTTATGAAAATGATTGGACACTTGAAGAATACTTCGAAAATGTGAAGAAAATATAA
- the deoD gene encoding purine-nucleoside phosphorylase: MSVHIGAKENEIAETVLLPGDPLRAKYIAETFLENAQLYNEVRNMFGYTGTYKGKRVSVQGTGMGVPSISIYINELMNSYNVQNLIRVGTCGAIQKDVKVRDVILAMSSSTDSQMNRLTFGGVDFAPTANFDLLYKAYNTGLEKGLNLKVGNVFTADQFYNDNAELEKWAQYQILAIEMETTALYTLAAKYDRKALSILTVSDHILTGEETTAEERQTTFNEMIEVALEAAIKE, from the coding sequence ATGAGTGTACATATTGGTGCTAAAGAAAATGAAATCGCAGAAACGGTATTGCTTCCTGGAGATCCATTAAGGGCGAAATACATTGCTGAAACATTCCTTGAAAATGCACAGTTATATAATGAAGTCAGAAATATGTTCGGCTACACGGGCACATATAAAGGTAAAAGAGTTTCTGTACAAGGGACAGGCATGGGTGTTCCGTCTATTTCGATTTATATCAACGAATTGATGAATAGCTACAATGTCCAAAACCTGATTCGCGTAGGAACATGCGGAGCAATCCAAAAGGATGTAAAAGTCCGTGACGTGATCCTGGCAATGAGCTCTTCGACTGACTCTCAAATGAACCGCCTTACATTTGGTGGTGTTGATTTTGCTCCGACAGCAAACTTTGATCTATTGTACAAAGCGTACAATACAGGCCTTGAAAAAGGTTTGAACCTTAAAGTTGGAAATGTTTTCACTGCAGATCAGTTCTACAATGATAATGCTGAATTGGAAAAGTGGGCTCAGTACCAGATTCTTGCTATTGAAATGGAAACAACAGCACTTTACACCCTGGCTGCTAAATACGATCGTAAAGCCCTGTCAATTCTTACAGTAAGCGACCATATCCTTACTGGAGAAGAGACGACTGCAGAAGAGCGCCAGACTACATTCAATGAGATGATTGAAGTAGCTCTTGAAGCGGCAATCAAAGAGTAA
- a CDS encoding sporulation protein, which yields MSFFNKVFASVGIGAAKVDTKLEKDRVMPGEEVRGIVEIRGGNTEQNIDDIYLSLHTTYIKEADDKKYTATAQIDRFKLTQSFIIKENETKEIPFSFRLPLEMPLSMGRTKVWVSTGLDIKNAVDPSDKDYLTVVPNQLMHGVFNAISDLGFRLREAECEQAPRHLRRNMPFVQEFEFVPASGPFRGRLDELEVIFYPNSENEIELLMQVDRKARGLGGFLSEAMGMDETYVRMNIHASDLPSLKQSFQHMLERYC from the coding sequence ATGTCATTTTTTAATAAGGTTTTTGCCAGTGTAGGCATAGGAGCAGCTAAAGTCGATACGAAGCTGGAAAAGGACCGGGTGATGCCAGGAGAAGAAGTACGTGGAATTGTAGAAATTCGCGGGGGAAACACCGAACAGAATATAGATGATATCTATTTGAGTTTACATACAACATATATAAAAGAAGCAGATGATAAAAAGTATACAGCCACAGCCCAAATTGATCGTTTTAAGCTGACGCAGTCATTCATAATCAAAGAAAATGAGACAAAGGAAATTCCTTTCTCTTTCAGGCTTCCATTGGAAATGCCATTATCGATGGGCAGGACGAAGGTTTGGGTCTCGACTGGGCTAGATATCAAAAATGCAGTTGATCCTAGCGATAAAGATTATTTGACGGTAGTGCCTAATCAGTTGATGCATGGGGTGTTTAATGCGATTAGCGACCTTGGCTTCCGGTTGAGGGAAGCTGAGTGCGAGCAAGCACCAAGACATCTCCGCAGAAATATGCCGTTCGTGCAGGAGTTTGAATTCGTCCCAGCATCAGGTCCATTTAGAGGACGATTGGATGAATTAGAGGTAATTTTCTATCCAAACAGCGAGAACGAAATCGAGCTTTTAATGCAAGTTGACCGCAAGGCGAGGGGACTTGGAGGCTTCTTGTCGGAAGCGATGGGAATGGATGAAACATATGTAAGAATGAACATCCATGCTTCTGACCTTCCATCATTAAAGCAGAGTTTCCAGCACATGTTAGAGCGTTATTGCTAA
- a CDS encoding YozD family protein, producing the protein MKEIEVIIDTEEIAEFFFHELVKRGYVPTEEELEEMADITFEYLIEKCIIDEEEDID; encoded by the coding sequence GTGAAAGAGATTGAGGTTATTATCGATACAGAAGAAATTGCTGAATTTTTCTTTCATGAACTTGTAAAAAGGGGATACGTTCCCACAGAGGAAGAACTAGAAGAGATGGCGGATATCACATTCGAATATCTGATTGAAAAATGTATTATCGATGAGGAAGAAGATATAGACTAG
- a CDS encoding YozE family protein, whose protein sequence is MYKSFYHFLMKYRSTKPKDAISRFANSAYDDLSFPKNSEDYNEISSYLEMNGHYPESMAVFDEAWEEYLISES, encoded by the coding sequence ATGTATAAAAGCTTTTACCACTTTCTCATGAAATACCGATCCACCAAACCAAAGGATGCGATTAGCAGGTTCGCAAACTCCGCTTACGATGACCTCTCGTTCCCAAAAAACTCGGAGGATTATAATGAAATCAGCTCTTATTTAGAAATGAATGGACATTATCCTGAAAGTATGGCTGTGTTTGACGAGGCCTGGGAGGAATATTTGATATCAGAAAGCTAA
- a CDS encoding YokU family protein: MGKCEWCSSENTKAVADKVYWELPDGTKAIQINETPAINCLDCNMIYQTELITKEIEDQLFLIDTKKLGKVVTFEELMAQPRLLKRNYFDFSS; encoded by the coding sequence ATGGGGAAATGCGAGTGGTGCAGCAGTGAAAATACCAAAGCTGTAGCGGATAAGGTCTATTGGGAACTTCCGGATGGAACAAAAGCAATTCAAATCAATGAAACTCCTGCCATTAATTGCCTTGACTGCAATATGATTTATCAGACCGAGTTAATTACAAAAGAAATCGAAGACCAATTGTTTTTAATCGATACGAAAAAACTCGGCAAAGTAGTCACCTTTGAGGAATTGATGGCTCAGCCCAGGCTACTGAAACGGAATTACTTTGATTTTTCATCCTGA